Below is a window of Sus scrofa isolate TJ Tabasco breed Duroc unplaced genomic scaffold, Sscrofa11.1 Contig62, whole genome shotgun sequence DNA.
TTGCAATGTGTTTCAATAATTTAATCCCATGAACACAAATAAGCAGAAATTCCAGATAACTAGGTATGATCATTAATtcaaatcaagagaaaaatattccatagGAAAACTCTATATAATTGCAAGTTTTGGCCCCAGGGTATTTTCAAGGAGCCCCAAATACCCAgagcatttgaaaaatatctacACTCATGACAGAGGAGCCATGCAGAGGAGCATAAACTCCAATAATGAGAATGGAAATCCTTATTTTTCCTCTCCACAGACAATGCTTTACTGAAAGTTGCTGAATTACCTTCTGCTAAGTAGTAGCTAACAAATTTTCCCCAAGTTTAGAAAGGAAGTTCCTGGATTTGCTCTGGTGAGTTTCTATGGGGTCTAAAATGGATGATTATACTCAATAATAGGGTTTGAGTGGGTGGGATAAAACCAGTCATTGTCATTTACTTCAtaacagaaagtttaaaaattatcaactgtgaattttttacataaaaactgaaaatccaGGGAGagatttaaattgtttatttcagaTACATTTTGTGTGGTTTAATTCCCATTTTCTCAGCAATTCCTTCCTTTTTGCAACTAGCAATCTAGAATAAATGAACCACAGAATGAAATCACTTGATATCCTTCTCTTCTTATAATTTATTGACCCTAACGGGGACTTAGAAGAGATGTGAGATCCTACCTATATCTGAGATAGAGTGTTCTAACAGTACGGAAAACGAAAAAGCTGATGATGTATCAAAATATTGTAATGTCCGCAAACAACCACATTTTCCATTTCAACAAAACAAGGGCCAGTAAAGATCCCAGAGAGAAAGACTGTAAGGACACAAAGATTGTGAGAAGCATGTGAGAATATGGTTCCTGTCACAACCAGTCATCTGGGTTTCAAGTCTCTTCTATGTCTTAGGGAGAAATTCTGATgtcaatgaaatacaaaaatattcagtaaCGATAAAGGAATGGCCCATATTTtgagagaaatacagaaaatatttcacaaccagaaataaatgatacaaattattaaattattcataTACACTTTTTGCTGTGTATTAAAAACACTAATATCTGCTTAAAAATAAGACCAAAGATAAAGGTATGAGGATTTCAATACCTCATATGCTAAAAGAGAGTCAAGTTGCAGAGAAAAAGTACTCACTgagatcagagaaaaaaaagtaattaaaattctgGATCAACATTCAAAGTAGAAAGCTACAAAAGCTTAGCAATTTCACTAAAGAAGTGACTCTTTTCTATCACTAATAACTTCTGAATCACTGATAAATATATCTTactcttgctttaatttttatttaattaagaaTAAAGGATAGGTCTGAGAATGAAATCTTATAAAATTAGGTCATGATGATAgtcatacaactataaatataataaaattgattgagttaaaaaaaagaataaaagatgagCAGTTGCTGTTGTGAACCCAagtaatacccatgaggatgtgggttcaaccacagccttgctcagtgggtttaggatctgcagttgccatgagctgtgatgtaggtcaaagatgcgactCTGatcgggtgtggctgtggctgtggcgtaggccagaagctgcagctctgatttgacaccttaCCTAGGAAATTCTATattccacagatgcagccctaaaaaggaaaaaaacaataaaataaaataaaataaaataaaataaaataaaataaaataaaataaaataaaataatggataaataattttagccatttataaacattttatttccttttaaaaataatactagaaAGTTACTGGCCTTTTCCACTTCCTAATAGGAACTTGGCTTACTTTGCattaatttatataacattttgcaTTAAAGGTAATGATTATTTGCATATTATAatgcaaataagaaaatgtcaataaaaatgtgcttttcatTCTCagtattcattttttcaaaaaacaactAGGaaaatggattgggaatttgtcCTCTCATAcatgaaaggaaatttaaaaactgcAGTGAAAGAATCAGTGTGGTGGTGGTACAAATAGATATAATAACTAATGAGAACAGTCACCTCAAAAACTTATTAATAAATATGAACATGTGTTTGAACTGAGTGAAAATTTTAACATCCATAAAATTTTGATGCACCATACTTcccaataataaaatattttcctttccttggcCTGAAAAACATGACATTAAAATTCATAATCCAATTTACCTAACTCTTGTGCTTCAgtcaaagttatttaaaattactcaatatgATTATTAGTATACAAAGTTACATAACATTTACAATGATGAACTGTTGATTCTGGCATTATTTCCATAGGTCTCCATTCTGTCTTGCAGCCAGCAGCCTCCTTGGAAACTGAGAAGGAATATGGCCAATTTCACTGCAGTGAGTGGGTTTCTCCTCATGGGATTTTCTGCCAAGCCTGAGCTAGAAGTCTTATGGGCCTCTCTGTTCTTAGTCTTATACTTAGTGGCTTTAACTGGCAACACACTCATTATCGCTGCAACTTCCATGGATGACAGTCTCTACTcccctatgtatttcttcctcaaacATCTTTCCTTCTTAGATATATGCTATATCTCTGTGACGGTACCAAGGTCCATTTGTAACTCTTTCAGGCATACTAGCAGTATTTCCCTCTGGGAATGCATACTGCAATGTCTGGCTTTCACTCTCTGTGGTTCTGCTGAGCTGGCCATGCTCACAGTGATGTCCTacgatcgctatgtggccatctgccttCCCCTGCGCTATGAAATCATCATGAATGTCAACACCTGTATTCACGGAATCCTAGCCGTCTGGATCAGTGGGGTCGTCTCTGGAGTTATGCATACATCTGCTACTTTCTCCATCCACTTCTGTGGTGCCAATGTCATCCACCAGTTCTTCTGTGAGGTTCCCCAGCTCCTAAAACTCGCCTGTTCTGATGAGTATGTCCGTGAGCTTGGGGTCACAGGCTTTCTGTCCTTGGTGGCATTTCTTTGCTTCCTCTCCATTGGATTCTCCTACACACGCATATTCTCTACTGTGCTGAGGATCCCATCTGCCGAGGGGAGAGCCAAGGCCTTTGCCACTTGCCTCCCCCATCTAGCTGTGGTCACACTGTTTCTCTCTACTGGTGTCTTTGAGTTTCTGAAGCCACATTCTGACTCTCCAACTGCATTAGACTTTTTGCTTACTCTTTTTTATACTGTTCTGCCTCCCACACTTAATCCGAtgatctacagcctgagaaacaaaGCCATGAAGGCAGCTCTACAAAAGgttgttaaaagaagaaaagctacCTCTTTTGCTGAATCACTGTAAACTTAATGAGGAAGTCTATTCCTTCCTCACTGAGGCAAATCACAATATACTGGAATAAGAGTAAATCAAGTAATTAAAGCTCTAATAGAAGTCATTATGAGCAAAGCCATAGGAATGGACTATCTTTGAGTAACAAAAACATTGACATGGAGTTAAACAAAAATTACACTAGTATGTgcaatacatttaaattttagtcCACAATGTCAAGTATGGTGAAAACGtgaatttctttcattctaaAGTCTCCAAATTGATTTTCCTTCCTGGTTCGTTTCTATCAAAGtagaggaaaattctttttttttttttcctgagttacAATCAAGTTTGAAATATTATATAGTATTGAAGCATGCAGAATAACCACCTGGTTCAATATTCTCTGGCTATTCAAGGGTCCAACCGCTGTTCTAGTCATCTTTCAGGGCTTCAATTGGTAATGCACAATGGTCACCATGGAAAAGTCTATGTCAATTGTGTTATGTGAGTGAGAAGCTTAAGTAGTACAACAATCAGTGAATCAGAGAATgaatacaagaagaaataaaaacacaattaaaataatgttttaaaaagtcacatttgaaaaacagcaaaaacttgatataaatacaatatatagtGACCAAAAATTAAAACCTGATGGATAGTACAAGCAGCAGATAATAttcaagaaaagacagaaacaatgCACTGACAGATCCAAGAATTTcccagaaaatgaggaaaaaaggaagatacTTTTTGGTTAATGAAAAAGACTTTGGAGTCACAAATATACAGAGGAAAATTTCAATATTTGTCTAacaatagtttcagaaagatctAATCTCCATGTATTAAGAGAATGCATAATAGGCAACATCCAGTGCAACAACATTGATGCCATTtccccagaattctttttttttaatatatgttttttattatagctattgtatagtgttctgtcaattttctactatacagcatgatgacccagttacacatatattatatattcttttttctcacattatcatgctccatcataagtgactagacagagttcccagtgctacacagcaggatatcattgcttatccattctaaaggcaatagtctgcatctattaaccccaagttcccaatccatcctactttctaccactcccccttggcaaccacaagtctattctccaagtccatgagtttcttttctgtggaaaggttcatttgtgccatatattagattccagatgtaagtgataccatgatatttatctttctctttctgatttacttcactcagtatgagaggctctagtttcatccatgttgctgcaaatggcattcttttgttcttttttatggctgaatagtattccattgtgtatatataccacatcttcctaatccagtcatctgtcaatggacatttgggttgtttccatgtcttggctgttgtgaatagtgctgcaatgaacatcttggtcatgtgtctttttcaaggaaagttttgtctggatatatgctcaagagtcaCTTCCCCAGAATTCTTAAAAACACAGATCTTCAGGATTGAGAAGCATAATAAAACTGGTCAGTGTACGTAAAATGAATGCAAAAGTAGTTATAGCATCCTGAAACCatggaataataaaaatggaaattttttaaattttaaaacagaaaaagtgattttatgtatgactgactgggtcactttgatgtataaaagaaattgccagaacattgtaaatcaatcataataaaaaatttataaaaataaaactgttgaaatgtaaaaaaattaaaaatataaataaaataataccagtaTTGTATCCCAGAAGCGTTATTGTTTTACCTTTCATGTTTAGTTCTATAATCCATTGGAAACTTACCATTGTGATGGTATAAGGTGTTAGTGGTCATTTTACTCACTGTTATCCAATTAACTACAATAATTACTTGGAAACAAACTTTCCCCCTACAGAATGCAGTTGGTGCACTTggaataaatttagaaattgtaTGTATGTAAGGGTCTCTTACCTGTTCAACTGATCTATGTGTTTATGCTTATTCTATCAAGCTCCATTAATTACTGTAGCTATATAGTAGTATTTTATATTGGATAGTGTTAAGTTTTCTAACTCTGCTCTTCCAGATTTTGTTATCTACTCCACATCTTTTGCTTATCTATATGTTTTAAATCa
It encodes the following:
- the LOC100518792 gene encoding olfactory receptor 14J1-like, encoding MANFTAVSGFLLMGFSAKPELEVLWASLFLVLYLVALTGNTLIIAATSMDDSLYSPMYFFLKHLSFLDICYISVTVPRSICNSFRHTSSISLWECILQCLAFTLCGSAELAMLTVMSYDRYVAICLPLRYEIIMNVNTCIHGILAVWISGVVSGVMHTSATFSIHFCGANVIHQFFCEVPQLLKLACSDEYVRELGVTGFLSLVAFLCFLSIGFSYTRIFSTVLRIPSAEGRAKAFATCLPHLAVVTLFLSTGVFEFLKPHSDSPTALDFLLTLFYTVLPPTLNPMIYSLRNKAMKAALQKVVKRRKATSFAESL